The following proteins are encoded in a genomic region of Spirosoma sp. SC4-14:
- a CDS encoding ABC transporter permease has protein sequence MKPPRFATYLLHLFCPPHRAEELEGDLDELFRQRVREVGLRKARWRYMRDVVSLLRPSLMKENGNEYPTPAFSTMLRNYLKIALRNLAKNRVYSFINIGGLAVGMAVAMLIGLWIYDELSFDRYFQNYDRIAKVMQNGTFNGEVFHGEYNPAPMGPELRTIYGDNFTHVIMSSWTRDHILAYGDKKLTKTGNYLSADAPDMLTLKMLSGTRAGLKDQNSILLSESTAKTLFGEADPVGKLMKIDNKLDVKVTGVYEDFPYNTEFREMKFIAPWNLYVSSESWVKRAQDNVEWGNFSWQVLAQIAPNTDFDAVSAKIKDLRLKHNPEVAFIKPVVYLLPMRKWHLYSGWDKSGNLEGRIQYVWLFGIIGVFVLLLACINFMNLSTARSEKRAKEVGIRKAVGSVRSQLISQFFSESLLVVSFAFVLAILLVLLILPVFNEVADKQIGILWTNPVFWFCGIGFSLLTGLIAGSYPALYLSSFQAVKVLKGTFRVGRFASIPRQVLVVVQFTVSVTLIIGTIIVFRQIQYAKDRPVGYDRTGLITVAMNTPELHQHYNALRDALIQTGAVVDMSTSSAPATDLNSQNSGFDWEGKDPNFKDNFGTIAVTHDYGKTVGWQFVQGRDFSRQFTSDSSGMVINETAVRYMGLKDPVGKQVKWNGKPYRVVGVIKDMLMDSPFKPVYQTVYVMDYGWANVINIKLNPAQSTRESLAKIEGVFRKFNPGSPFDYRFTDQQYALKFAAEERIGKLASGFAILAILISCLGLFGLASFVAEQRTKEIGVRKVLGASVTNVWALLSKDFVILVVIAFSIATPIAWYGLNNWLQKYEYRTEISWWIFVAAGLGALVVTLLTVSFQSIKAALMNPVKSLRSE, from the coding sequence ATGAAACCACCCCGTTTTGCCACCTACCTGCTCCATCTGTTCTGCCCACCGCATCGGGCCGAAGAGCTGGAGGGCGATCTGGATGAGCTGTTTCGGCAGCGAGTGCGGGAGGTGGGCCTGCGGAAGGCGCGTTGGCGGTATATGCGTGATGTGGTGAGTCTGTTGCGCCCGTCATTGATGAAAGAAAATGGAAATGAATACCCAACCCCAGCTTTTAGCACTATGTTACGCAACTATCTCAAAATCGCACTCCGAAATCTGGCCAAGAACCGGGTGTATTCCTTCATCAACATTGGTGGACTGGCCGTTGGTATGGCTGTTGCCATGCTGATCGGTCTCTGGATATACGATGAGCTGTCGTTCGATCGATATTTTCAGAACTACGACCGTATTGCCAAGGTCATGCAAAACGGAACTTTCAATGGCGAAGTGTTTCATGGTGAATACAACCCGGCACCTATGGGTCCCGAGCTGCGGACGATTTACGGTGATAATTTTACCCATGTCATCATGTCGTCCTGGACACGCGATCACATTCTGGCATATGGGGACAAAAAATTAACCAAAACCGGCAATTACCTGAGTGCCGATGCACCCGATATGCTGACCCTGAAGATGCTTAGCGGTACACGGGCTGGGCTAAAAGACCAGAATTCGATTTTACTGTCGGAGTCGACGGCCAAGACCTTGTTTGGCGAGGCCGATCCGGTAGGTAAACTGATGAAGATCGATAATAAACTGGATGTGAAAGTGACGGGCGTATATGAAGATTTTCCGTACAATACCGAGTTTCGGGAGATGAAATTCATTGCGCCCTGGAACTTATATGTGTCGTCGGAAAGCTGGGTAAAACGCGCACAGGACAATGTCGAATGGGGTAATTTTTCCTGGCAGGTACTGGCTCAGATTGCACCCAATACTGATTTTGATGCCGTTTCAGCCAAAATCAAAGACCTACGGCTAAAGCATAACCCGGAGGTAGCGTTCATCAAGCCCGTAGTGTACCTGCTTCCCATGCGCAAATGGCATCTCTATTCGGGTTGGGATAAGTCGGGCAACCTCGAAGGCCGGATACAATACGTGTGGCTGTTCGGGATTATCGGGGTGTTTGTGCTGCTGCTGGCCTGTATCAACTTTATGAATCTGAGTACAGCCCGTTCCGAAAAGCGTGCGAAAGAGGTGGGCATTCGGAAGGCGGTTGGTTCCGTTCGGAGTCAATTAATCAGTCAGTTCTTCAGCGAGTCGCTGCTGGTGGTTTCGTTTGCGTTTGTATTGGCTATACTGTTAGTTCTCCTAATCCTTCCTGTCTTCAATGAGGTGGCCGATAAACAGATTGGCATTTTATGGACCAACCCGGTCTTCTGGTTTTGTGGTATTGGTTTTAGTTTACTAACGGGGCTGATCGCGGGAAGTTATCCGGCCCTTTATTTATCGTCGTTCCAGGCTGTCAAGGTACTGAAAGGCACATTCCGGGTTGGAAGATTTGCCTCGATTCCGCGTCAGGTGTTGGTGGTGGTGCAATTCACGGTTTCCGTGACGCTGATTATCGGAACGATCATTGTGTTCCGGCAGATTCAATACGCCAAAGATCGACCAGTTGGTTACGACCGGACTGGATTGATTACGGTAGCGATGAATACACCGGAGTTACATCAGCATTACAATGCGCTTCGGGATGCTTTGATTCAGACCGGAGCCGTTGTTGATATGTCGACCTCATCGGCTCCGGCAACGGATCTAAACTCACAAAATAGCGGCTTCGATTGGGAGGGTAAAGACCCGAACTTCAAAGACAACTTTGGAACGATTGCCGTTACGCACGATTATGGCAAAACGGTTGGCTGGCAGTTTGTTCAAGGTCGCGATTTTTCCCGGCAATTTACCAGCGATTCATCGGGCATGGTCATCAATGAAACCGCTGTGCGGTATATGGGTTTGAAAGACCCGGTGGGTAAACAGGTTAAATGGAATGGTAAGCCATACCGAGTGGTGGGAGTTATAAAGGATATGCTCATGGACTCGCCGTTTAAGCCTGTTTATCAGACGGTCTATGTTATGGATTATGGCTGGGCAAATGTCATCAATATCAAACTCAATCCGGCCCAAAGCACCAGAGAATCACTGGCTAAAATCGAAGGTGTTTTCCGTAAATTCAATCCCGGCAGCCCGTTCGATTATCGCTTCACGGATCAGCAATATGCCCTAAAGTTTGCGGCCGAAGAACGGATCGGTAAGCTGGCTTCGGGCTTTGCCATCCTGGCCATTCTAATCAGTTGCCTGGGTCTGTTTGGGCTGGCTTCCTTCGTAGCCGAGCAGCGGACAAAGGAAATAGGCGTGCGCAAAGTACTGGGCGCATCCGTAACGAATGTATGGGCGCTGCTGTCCAAAGACTTTGTGATACTGGTTGTTATTGCTTTTAGCATTGCTACACCTATAGCCTGGTATGGCCTAAACAACTGGCTTCAGAAATATGAATACCGCACCGAAATATCCTGGTGGATTTTTGTGGCAGCCGGTTTAGGCGCTTTAGTCGTCACGTTGCTGACGGTCAGTTTTCAAAGTATCAAAGCTGCGTTGATGAATCCCGTTAAAAGTTTGCGAAGTGAATAG
- a CDS encoding CsbD family protein — protein sequence MNETTVKGGWNEMKGKLKQAYGDLTDDDLTYQEGQEDEMWGKIQQKTGKTKDEINKAIADL from the coding sequence ATGAACGAGACAACCGTGAAAGGGGGCTGGAACGAAATGAAAGGCAAACTGAAACAAGCCTATGGCGACCTCACCGACGATGATTTAACCTATCAGGAAGGTCAGGAAGACGAAATGTGGGGAAAAATCCAGCAAAAAACCGGAAAAACGAAAGACGAAATCAATAAAGCGATTGCCGACCTATAA